ACAAGGTACgttccttcttcctccctttcggATTAATCTCTCCGGCCATTGGGtgcttggaagccggcgaggtgccggttcaggctcaaacagggacaccctgtttgtgtttgtttttctttttcttttttctgctgCCGGCAACAGGGATGGTGGCACTGCCACCGACATGGTAGCATCGCCGTCGTCGGGACGCTGCCGGAGAAGGTGGTCggaggtggctcatctggtcaggTTAAAGGGAGACGCTCGAAAAGGGGGCTCGGGTTCCCTGTTTTCGAGTGTgaggaaaaggagaagaaaatttcttctctcttctctaaataaaaatatatatatatatatataatatatatacataaaatataattatatatatatatacatacatatatatataataaaataaataaataataataataaataaaaattaaaaatatatatatatatataaatataattttatatatatatatacatacatatatatatataaataaaaataaaaaaaaaggggaaacatGGGTAAGAGTCagataaacctcaatatatataaaaaatttatttggttaaattaatttatttttgtttgataggagaacagtccaacgaccaGGGGGACAACGAGTAGGACTTGATTTTCTGATTTAAGgctgtgaatttgaattctcatttatcgagataagaatcattatacatgatcatcatcacatgtatatattattttactgttagttttgcatcgttggatttgagatcaatgAATTTATCATATGTAAAATGTTGATATTTACTTGTGTGGTTACGAGCATGAATATGTTTTCATCAATGtatttgatggcatgattatatagttatGACATGTTTATTTTTGAGTACactacaaaatttgaattgattaatggtaTACgtccataaaataaaatataaaaaaaagagagaatatggtttggactgaccttgtcatgtggaatagccagcCAGgaacttatgcctgggacagcctccacaggTTTATGTGTAGAAGAacttgatctgagaaagatcatgaatgatttgatccgagaaagatcacggccacttgatccgagaaagatcataaatagttcgatccgaggaagatcacagaaatcgatccgaataaaagatcgtcgcatgatcctggttagtCCAAAGACAAAAAGGAATAAAAGGTTGTCAATCCGAAGATGTGAAAGATGAAACATataatatgaaattcaacaatgaatgaagatttcacctgatgatgtatgataatacatatgcatatttgtgacaatATTCCAGTTATTATATACCTATGAGTTTTCTTAATTGTATTGGTTTCAGAAATATTACTTCTATCTACTGGCTTGATGtatatgtgcagtgattcttactgagctggagaagctcatattttcttcttattttttttcagactcacaggatgcttagtttggatggttcgagcgagagcaaatgagaactgaagcttttagtaatttagttagcttaaattctctgataccaatgaacatttgaataattgtattgaacaagtttacattcgatttgaagttgtgactcagttgattgatttggtatttaattggttacttaaaattttgaagtgttaaatttttaggccttacatgatcctcaggGCATTGCTCTAGGGTTGTGTGGCCGTGTCtcgtgcccaactcaggtgctgggtttggggcgtgacagatcTTGATCGGGCTAGCCCATTATGGgggatccaattagatccaacaaACCAACTATTTATATAaggaaaacaacaacaacaagtaACTACAAATCAATTGAGCTTAAGTGATATTGCCAACTACATTACTGGCAAATTTATTGAACTTGTCCATAAGTACTCCGAGAAATTCCCATAAATATTCTCTAGTGAACAATAGCCTTTATCTAGTCAAATAAATCAGGAGTCTTAGTCACTCTATGTtccccctcccctctccctctgACATAAACATGGAACTATCGCAGGATTAGAAGGGTATAGTGCTCCAACTTAGAATTACACCTTGGTAACAAATATATTAATGTGGGACACAAACCATCACAAAGCAAGGTTAAGCCATAGTTCAGTTGTCGAGCATTTTTCCCCACACCTCAACCGTCTTTCCTCAGAGAGAAGCTTGGCGAAATGTGTTAGCGCTTCTTCATTGGTTCCCTCCCCTTCGACCAGCTCAAACAAGCCAGTCTCCAAGTTTACCCTCGACACATGCTTCTTAAGAAGATCATTCCCAATTTGCACAAGCTTTAGCAAGTTCTCCTTTGTTGAGATATCCACAGATGATGTGCTTCCAATTAAGGTGTCATCCTAATATTTAACAATGATGTTCATGAACATAATCATAACCCTTGCCACAGTAGGGGAAaagcttctttttatattttactcgTCTCCATTATTCTCTTCATGATAAAGTGGTAAAGTTTACCTGTATGCGAAGATAGTTTTCCTTAGAATAGAGTGCTTGGAACACTGCAGATGTATGGATATCAACCATATCAGCACTAGCTTGAGTAAAAACGTTGATCAAAGGCGTAGCACCATGGTCGTACAACCATCCTAGTATACCCCATTTGGATGCCTCCTGTGCACTGAACTTCTCTTCAATCTTTGCTGATCCTGTCCCCAGGGAGATCACAAGGAATTTGCCATAGTCCGTTGGTTTGATGGGAAAGAGGTGTTTGTTTTCCTTGCAGATCTCCTTAGTAATTAGGCCCATCGCTGCTAATGTCTGTTAAGTTATTAGATTATATTGTTAGAAGTAATTTATTGTGTTATGAAATTAAGATGGCATTAATCTATAAACTCTTACAGGATTATTTGCTGCAACCCCTCCATCGACAAGATTAAAGCTCCGTATGTTTCCATTAGCATCTTTTGTTTCAAAGTAGTGGGCAGGAAGATAGGTTGGAGCTGCAGATGTGCCAATGCATATATCAGACAGAAGAGCATCTTTCAGAGGTGCATGTCTTGCCTACACACACAAAGGAAAAAAATGCGACTTTAATTTAAGAAATGATGTCGTCATTAAAAGAACATGAAAGGAGATTAGGTTATGGAGGATGGTAGACAAATACCTCAAAGGTGGAAAAGATAGTGGGCTGAAGAAGCTTAATATCAAAAGTAGGAATAACTATGTCAGTTAGAACTTGATGAAGCCTCGTTTCACCAAGTAATTCTTGTATTTTCGAGTGCAGATACTTTCCACTGTATTTAGGCCCTGTTACTGCGGTaaacaaattaaaaattgaagagaaaatcccattcctgcaagaagtaaaatttgatCTCTTAGTCCCTAAAAGAATGGGCAATTCATAATTAGATATGACATATCAATTACAATTAGTTCCATAATCGCCATGCATGATGCCTTGCATATTAAGGTTAAATCTTTTGTTTCAATTGCTACTTCTTCATGTTATCACAAAGGGACTAAATTATGACTTGTTCTACTTACTTTTGAGGAAAAATCTTGGAGGAGTTCTCCAAATAGAACTTGGTGATATCCTTTGCGGCAAAGAGTGGACGATTATTCTTATTGGGAGCTGTAAGCATTGCGGTGACCAGCCCTCCCGTGCTTGTTCCAGCAATGACATCAAAGTAGTCTACTATCCTTGCATCCTCTCCATCAAGCTCCTGCTCCATCAATCTCTCATTAAGATCATGGAGAAGTTTGGGGGAAAGAAGAAGCTTAAGAAAGATAAGTCATttcatagttgaaatataatttaCTTGGAGTTTTGATTCGAGAAACGCAAGGATAGTTCCCGGGATTATGCCTCTTACACCGCCACCATCAATGCTAAGCACTGTGACCAGCCTTCCCTTACAAGGTGGAGGGTTTGCAAGTTTTCCAATCTCGCAAGCCATTCACTGAAACAGGTTGTAAGCTCCAAAAAAAATTGCTATAGAGAACTAGTATAGACAACAAAATTTTACTGGCTAGTTTCTTTAGATCTTGTGACTCTTTGTTTTGGTAAAAGATCTTGTAAATCTCGTTGATAATAGCTATTTATAGGCAAAGAGAGACGTGGGAAGATGCATGCATCCCATACGTACCGGCAAGCCATTCTGAGGTAACAAATTTAGGCACTTCACGCATGCCGGATGTCATGTTTTCAATGAAAAGCACCTTGTACTTcttatatcttaaaaaaaaaaatcttgtactTTTTTTAAAATACACGTGGATGTAACCCTTTCAGCCAAACTACCTCTAATCTAGTTCCGTGCTCTTCGAATAGAAAATTTATTGATtggatcagatcataaatattttattggtaaggagagagagaagattaAATACCTTGTTGCTATACATAAAATATTAATCCTTTTTTTCCTCCTTcgaactaataaaatatttatgatctatGGTCATTCTAGTCCCATCAATAATTTTTGGTTCCAAAGCTTGCCACGTACTCTTACTGccattttccctttttctttggcCAAAATTTAGGTTGCACCTCCTTCGTTGGATTTTAATGAATTCATGCTGCTCTGTGTTCTGCCAGCGCTCTATGTTCTGCCTGCGATAGCTAACCACTGATTTTCAATATAGCCCAGGAAGGCAGGAGGTAACTGTAGGTTCACCTATTTATTCAGAATGTCTGAATCTTTCTTCATCAAACTAATATGATCAATATTCgatatatttatcaaaaattaaatacCACAGTAAATTGGATGATGatctttattgatcatatcaatgattGAGTTTGAAGATAGAACGATAGCTGTCCATCGATTctgtaaaattttatgcatgttaatttttttaaatatttttatactaaattgatatgatgtttgtataataattaaaaaaataaaaatgtagTAGTAGTATTAGTATCAAGCCGAATTAGATGACTCTGGATAAGATGATATGACCTTCAACAACCTGATATGATGTGGACCATGTCAAGCAAGAATAGGCATGGATGCATGTCATGAATTCTAGGTTATCCTCCAAAGTCAACATTTCACGTTACTCGTGATCTCCGTACAATAATTGACTGACCTAATAGATTCAACGTACAACTTTATGAAATCTGAGCTAGCAAATACCAATTATGTAACTCCAAGTTGTTTAATCTTGCATGGTATCAAAAGGAACAAACTTGGGTTAGGGCTGAGCAAATAACCAAAACTCAAAAAAATCTATCCAAGCCAGTCCAATAAACATTAGTTTCGATCGGTTGAAATATATAAATCAGATAAAATCAGATTGAGATTTGTAAAAAATCGATTATTTATAATTGGATTCAATTCCTATCCTTCTAACTGTATGAAACTGAATCTAACCGATGTAGTATTTCATAAACTCATTTTTATTTTGGGAAGACACCGTTTAaacttcaatacttcattctaaaaaatatctcctcatccatttgaattcatagaaatattaatattgaattattgaTAGGAGTACATCAATTTGAGACAATTCTAAAGTGAAAACTTTCAGATGTAGTTGCTTtcagatgaataatttttttttattttattttgtacaggttcaaaaataaattcaaaatttataacttataaaatttagatcttttatgcattaaattgataaaaaaaatagaataaataagCTTAAGTAGGTCAATACTGGACTTAAAATTAATATTGAATCAATATTGAAGTCCAAACCGATACAACCTATCCGAACCCGCTACAAACCATTCACTTAGTTTCAAATGGTTCATACATGATAAACCAGCAGATTGAGTTTTCATCAATCCGATTGGAtccgatcagatcaaatttttctctcaatctgactaaATCTGACCCATGCTGAGCGCTAGCCTTGATGACCCAAACTAACCTAACTTTACCTAAGATTGATATAATACAGCCCTCAAGATGATCTAACATAGTGTCAATTGAAGCTAATATCATACAATCCTCGATGCAAGTGGGACAAGTTGATATTGATGGTGATTGATTTCTTTTATGTGTAGGTTGTAATATACataaattatatcttatataataaCATGGACTACTCACTACAAGAAATTATAGAATCTAacaatattattttcaaaataatacttTGCTCCACATTTGTGATAAATTGTTGGATATCAATTTGTAAGATCAACTTTATAATTAAATTCCCAAAATTAATTCAAGTTTAAAAAAACAACAATAATAAATTACCTCATATTTGTGATAAATTGTCCACTATTAGTTGGTAGattatctttatttttcttactacCAAGCAAGAACTGCTCTTTGAAGATGTGATTACATAacacaaaaaaaaatactattatattaatattaatattaatatttattaatattatataatattaatattaatattaatataatatggtATAATATTAGATCTTaacaatttattttattaatataatactaatatatataaatattatattaatatgctATTAGTATACATTAAtggatatattaatattaatattaatattatatgatataaatattaacataatatcaaaattttaatataatatttattaatatggatattaatataatattagtatcaatattatattaatataaatattaatattatattaatatagatattaacataatattagtataaatattaatatataaatattatatcaaaaaaataaaatatttcattgatataatattatattaatataatatgaatactAATAatgttttattatatattatattaatataaatattaatataatattacattaatataaatactaatattcatattaatataatataatatcaatatttatattaagataatattatattaatatttatattaatataatataaaaagataacatcaaaatgatatttttgaaaaaaaaaaagcctttaaTTTTCATCCCATGAGAATTTCAAGAATCCATCTCCCCtatagatttttcttttttatgaaatataaaaattatattcccATAAAAAAAACCTATTTTTAATCCCTCTCCTCTAAAACTTCAAccaaataagaaaaatattttataccGCTTAGAAATCACACTTTTTCCTCTCCAATTTTTACGAACCAAAAGAGTCCAAAGAATTCCAGATATCTAGCTCAACTGCATCATTTAGCAAGTTCATCAAAATAGAACACAACTATCAACACACTCAATTAATTTAAAACTTTTAAATTATGTAGAAGTTAATTTAAAAcaacattttgaaaatttgcaAGTAAAGTGGCCCTAACATTTTACAGTTTTAGCATATCCCAAGGGTTGCTGTTCAGGACAAGCAATGGCCTGTGATACATGTGAAATTCATTTCAgtaaaatattttgaagaataGTTCAATGATCACAGATTTCCAGCTTAAGAGTATAGAACATAaacaaattattttatcatacacAGCAGCAGTTGCTGATCAACAACATCAAAGTGGGACCAAAGCCATATGGATTTGTTAATTTTGTATTAACTGAAACAAGGTTCTGGTATACATCCGGTCAATTCCATAACACAGAAAAGAGCAATTTTTCACATGCTGAGTGCTTGCACATATAGCACTTTTACTCCACGTATCAAACTCCTGCTACAGTGATTAAAATAGATTATGAACAGTTCTTCAGCCCAGGCAGACATTTGGATCTTCCTCATCTGAGTCAAATTCAACCTGTAATAGCCAGCATCTGTAGTTAGCTGCACCATCACTCCCATAAACATGCACGAAGCTCTGTTCCAAATTCCAACAACCAATGGCTTTTTGTAAAGGTAATTCATACCCAGTGCTAAAGTTACATATGTTGAAACTTAAAATAGAATTGATCATTAGCAGCTACACTGTGCATCAACATATTAATTAGGAAGACTTAAGACTATGCTGCCAAGTTAGGTAATAAGCTTATGATGCCACCAGACTGTCATCCAATTTGGACACACCAAGCACCACAAACACATCATCATCCAACCACACAACAAACATCTGCACGCACATGCATTCAAAAAAACATGTGCACACTAGCATTATCATAATCAGTAAATGGTCTACGCCCACATGAAAAATGTATTATAAAAACTAGAGTTTGAAAAGTTAAAATGTACAACGAAAACTAGAGTGCAAAGATATCAAAGCAACAATCAAAGAAAGAGGAACTTACATTTTCATCTCTATACCACTTCCCATGGCAATCCCGCTTCCAACCAGCAGCAGTAAACTTGAGTTCTTTCTCACGTTGTTTACGAAGTTCCACATTCCACTCTGCAAGCACCTTAGCATCTGTTTCAGCCCTCACTACATACTTCTTGTCACTGTGATTAGAGTCATCAAGAATGGTACTTGTAGATGACTCTATAACAGAATTACAGGAAGGAGATAATTTGGAATCATAGAAAGAAACATTGGGCCTCGATTTCACGACAGGTACAGCACTTAGATCATTAAACATATTGCATTGTGTTTCTAAAATAGCCTTTTGTGTCTGTTTAATCAATGGTTTATTGTATATCTCAGAGCTCTTCAATTTTGGACTTGAATTAGGAATGCTTGAGGCATCAGCAGATTCAGCAGATAAGGCTATTCTCTTGCTTAATTCTTCCTTCCTAGATAGTTCTCTTTCCCCCAGCCTGGATTCTGCAGCAATGTGGCGAGATCCCTTGTTATGCATCtgtcaaaataaaattattagcaataaaatacttatttaaaataaaatatggcTTCAATTACCATTTATGCAAATAATTTAATCAATAGGCAGAGAGAAATGCAAAAGAGTGTACAAAACATATGTTCTGACAACATGGCTTGTTTAACGTGAAGCATAGCTAATTGAAGAAGCGAGAATATTTCTTTTGTCAGTGAGTTCAAGGTTAAAAAAAGGCCACATTGATTTATATCCCTGGAAACCATATTAGCATTAGTTTTTACCACAGTTTGATTACATGAACAAATCAGATGTTCCTCTTATTTTAAGATAGGGGAAA
This genomic window from Elaeis guineensis isolate ETL-2024a chromosome 13, EG11, whole genome shotgun sequence contains:
- the LOC105060602 gene encoding uncharacterized protein isoform X1 produces the protein MSVFGGDSWGWEAQHRKRRVDDLLLSSSSSSSFKKLSNGKYACLVCPHNPILDSPLMLSMHNKGSRHIAAESRLGERELSRKEELSKRIALSAESADASSIPNSSPKLKSSEIYNKPLIKQTQKAILETQCNMFNDLSAVPVVKSRPNVSFYDSKLSPSCNSVIESSTSTILDDSNHSDKKYVVRAETDAKVLAEWNVELRKQREKELKFTAAGWKRDCHGKWYRDENSFVHVYGSDGAANYRCWLLQVEFDSDEEDPNVCLG
- the LOC105060602 gene encoding uncharacterized protein isoform X3; amino-acid sequence: MHNKGSRHIAAESRLGERELSRKEELSKRIALSAESADASSIPNSSPKLKSSEIYNKPLIKQTQKAILETQCNMFNDLSAVPVVKSRPNVSFYDSKLSPSCNSVIESSTSTILDDSNHSDKKYVVRAETDAKVLAEWNVELRKQREKELKFTAAGWKRDCHGKWYRDENSFVHVYGSDGAANYRCWLLQVEFDSDEEDPNVCLG
- the LOC105060620 gene encoding patatin-like protein 2, whose product is MACEIGKLANPPPCKGRLVTVLSIDGGGVRGIIPGTILAFLESKLQELDGEDARIVDYFDVIAGTSTGGLVTAMLTAPNKNNRPLFAAKDITKFYLENSSKIFPQKNGIFSSIFNLFTAVTGPKYSGKYLHSKIQELLGETRLHQVLTDIVIPTFDIKLLQPTIFSTFEARHAPLKDALLSDICIGTSAAPTYLPAHYFETKDANGNIRSFNLVDGGVAANNPTLAAMGLITKEICKENKHLFPIKPTDYGKFLVISLGTGSAKIEEKFSAQEASKWGILGWLYDHGATPLINVFTQASADMVDIHTSAVFQALYSKENYLRIQDDTLIGSTSSVDISTKENLLKLVQIGNDLLKKHVSRVNLETGLFELVEGEGTNEEALTHFAKLLSEERRLRCGEKCSTTELWLNLAL
- the LOC105060602 gene encoding uncharacterized protein isoform X2 — its product is MSVFGGDSWGWEAQHRKRRVDDLLLSSSSSSSFKKLSNGKYACLVCPHNPILDSPLMLSMHNKGSRHIAAESRLGERELSRKEELSKRIALSAESADASSIPNSSPKLKSSEIYNKPLIKQTQKAILETQCNMFNDLSAVPVVKSRPNVSFYDSKLSPSCNSVIESSTSTILDDSNHSDKKYVVRAETDAKVLAEWNVELRKQREKELKFTAAGWKRDCHGKWYRDENVEFDSDEEDPNVCLG